The Streptomyces sp. NBC_00440 genome contains a region encoding:
- a CDS encoding PP2C family protein-serine/threonine phosphatase: protein MATDDAEDRLAAVRQDLERATARLRLLADASTALSSVLDADEALNRLARLIVPQVADACVVDLVEDGGVRRLAAVHRDPARELPPAPESLPWSDEFSAPLARVLRGAGPVTVTDFGAHAAAGSLQSAQLELYRALEARTVLIMPLQVRREVFGALSLVRTGSTEPFGEEEISLVADLGHRAGLAVENARLYAIQLRTAEQLQLSLLPDLSGIEHLELAARYVPAREGAEVGGDWFDAFRLCDGSTMLAIGDVVGHDLTAAVGMGQLRNMLRSLAYDSGDSPAGVMRRLDNVMQGLSNTELVTGAIARVYTPPTGPWFVHWTNAGHPPPVLTSPTGSSRLLEEGLAPVLGVDPAIEREDALAVLEPGSTLLLYTDGLIERPGEDIDRGFTRLRQHTASLAGEPLQTFCDELLVRLTDGHFDDIAVLALRVPPAP from the coding sequence GTGGCCACAGACGACGCGGAGGACCGGCTCGCGGCGGTCAGACAGGATCTGGAGCGGGCGACCGCCCGCCTGCGGCTGCTCGCTGATGCCAGTACCGCCCTGTCGAGTGTTCTCGACGCGGACGAGGCGCTCAACCGGCTGGCACGGCTGATCGTCCCTCAGGTGGCCGACGCGTGTGTGGTGGATCTGGTCGAGGACGGCGGGGTGCGGCGGCTGGCCGCCGTGCACCGCGACCCGGCACGGGAGCTGCCACCGGCGCCGGAGAGCCTGCCCTGGTCCGACGAGTTCTCCGCACCGCTGGCCCGGGTGCTGCGCGGAGCCGGACCGGTGACGGTGACGGACTTCGGAGCGCACGCGGCGGCCGGCTCCCTCCAGTCCGCGCAGCTGGAGCTCTACCGTGCCCTCGAAGCCAGGACGGTGCTGATCATGCCGCTCCAGGTGCGCCGGGAGGTGTTCGGCGCCCTCAGCCTCGTCCGTACCGGCTCCACCGAGCCGTTCGGGGAGGAGGAGATCTCCCTCGTGGCCGACCTGGGGCACCGGGCCGGGCTCGCCGTCGAGAACGCCCGGCTGTACGCGATCCAGCTGCGTACGGCTGAGCAGTTGCAGCTCTCGCTTCTGCCCGATCTGTCGGGAATCGAGCACCTGGAACTCGCGGCCCGGTATGTGCCGGCCCGGGAGGGGGCTGAAGTCGGTGGTGACTGGTTCGACGCCTTCAGGCTCTGCGACGGCTCGACCATGCTGGCCATCGGTGACGTCGTCGGACACGATCTCACCGCCGCCGTGGGAATGGGGCAGCTGCGCAACATGCTGCGGTCACTCGCGTACGACAGCGGAGACTCGCCCGCAGGGGTGATGCGCCGTCTGGACAATGTCATGCAGGGGCTGAGCAACACCGAACTGGTCACGGGCGCCATCGCACGCGTCTACACGCCCCCGACCGGGCCGTGGTTCGTGCACTGGACCAACGCCGGGCACCCGCCCCCCGTGCTGACCAGCCCCACGGGCAGCAGCAGACTGCTGGAGGAGGGGCTGGCCCCGGTCCTCGGAGTGGATCCCGCCATCGAGCGGGAGGACGCGCTGGCCGTACTGGAACCGGGCTCCACCCTGCTGCTGTACACGGACGGGCTCATCGAACGCCCCGGCGAGGACATCGACCGGGGATTCACCAGGCTGCGGCAGCACACGGCGAGCCTGGCCGGCGAGCCGCTCCAGACCTTCTGCGACGAACTGCTGGTACGGCTCACGGACGGCCACTTCGACGACATCGCGGTACTGGCGCTGCGCGTTCCCCCGGCGCCGTAG